The DNA region TAGGTGTTTAAAACATCACTTTCGCAGTATTCGTGAATTTTTTCCATTTGATTTTGATAATAAAGGCTCATCACCTCAGCCCCACTTACATCATATTTCCCCGGCAATCCAGCCATAGCACAAACGCTATCAAGCCTAAGGCGTCCCCCTAAACTCTCAAGCAAATCGCAATGCTTAAGCTCTGAAAATCTTGTCTTATAATTATTCCATTTATCTTGCGTATCTAAATAGGCACTTGCCCTAATATTATATTTTAAAGCTCTTAAAACAAACAAAGGGCAATCATAATTTTTCCCATTAAAGCTCACAAGCTTAGGCTCACTTTTATCAATAAAGGCGAAAAAATTTCTTAACATCTCTTTTTCATTTTCACCCTCGATTTTATTAACCTTAATAAATTTACCAAAATGATCCGCTATCACCGCACAAATACTGACGATTTTATGAAAAGGCAGGGGTAAAAACTCGCTTCCGTTTTGCTCTTTTTGCCACGCAAGTGCCTGTAAGCTTACCTCCTCATCGCTTCCTTCAAAACCTAAATTTTTTCTTATTAGCTCTACATCTGGCACACTTTCACAATCAAATATGCAAATATAACCCTCATTTTTCATCTTATTTAACCTTTTTTTAAACAACTTCGCTACAATCATAACAAAAAAATTAAAACTAGGTTTAAATGAAAATAGCAATTGTCCGCCTCTCTGCGCTTGGAGACATCATACAAAGTGCCATTGTTTTGCAATTTATCAAACAATTTCGCCAAGATATTGAAATTCACTGGTTTATCGATGAAAAATTTAAAGAAATTTTAGAAAATCACCCACACATCGATAAGCTTTACGCCCTACCCTTAAAGGATAAAAAATTTTTCTCTAGCCTTAAAATCGCCCTTGAAGCTAGGAAAAATCACTATGATTTTGTTTTAGACCTGCAAGGCTTGATAAAATCCGCTCTAGTTAGTCGCATTTTAAGTCGTAATAATTTCGGCTTTGATAAAGACAGCCTTAAGGAAAGCTTTGCGCATAATTTTTATAATCAAAAACTTAGCATTGACTACGCAGAAAATGTTTTTGTGCGTTATCTAGCCTTAGCGGCTTTTACGCTTAATGCACCTTTTGAGCCTAAGGATATTCGTTTTAAACAGCCCATTTTTAAAGCCGATGAAGAGCTTAAAAATTCCTTAAAACAAAGACTAAATTTAAGCAAAAAAAACATTTTAATCCATGTCGGCTCAAGTGCGCAAAATAAAATCTACCCAATGACAAAGCTTGCCATACTTTGCAAACTTTTACTCCACTACGATGAAAAGCTTAAAATTTACCTTGCTTGGGGCAATGAAAAGGAAAAAATTCTAGCCAAAAGAGTGCTTTCTCTCAGCAAAATCGACAAAGAAAGCCTTATTTTACTTGATAAACTAAGCCTTAAAGAGCTCATCGCCATCACAGGACTTTCAAGCCTTGTGATAGGAAATGATAGCGGTCCTACTCATCTAGCCTTTGCTATGAATAAGCCCTCCATTACTATCTTTGGAGCGACTCCACATTACCGCAATGCCTTTGTTACGGATATTAATAAAACCATAAGCACTCATAAAAAAATTGCCAATGTTAAGCATATTGACAAAAGCGATTTTTGCATTAGAAATATTGACGAAGAAGATATTTTCTCCTTAGCAAAGGAACTTTTAGATGAGAGATAGGCTTTATCTTTTTTTATATTATTTACTTAGATTTTTAACGGCGATTTTACCCGAATTTCTCTTACAAAAACTAGGCTTAATGGTCGCTAAAATCACCTTTCATCTCAATCAAAAGCACCGCAGAATCATCGACATTAATCTTCAAATTTGCTTCCCCCAAAAAGATCTAAAAGAAAGAGAGCAAATCGCCTTAAAAATCTATCAAAATTTCGCCAAATTTGGCTTAGACTGCATCCAAAATCGCTCCAGCACCAAAGAAAAAATTCTTCAAAAAGTGCATTTTGACAATGAAGAAATTTTAACACAGGCTTTAAAAAGTCAAAAAGCCCTTATCTTAACCACAGCACATTATGGTAACTGGGAGCTCGCTTCTTTGGCATATGCTGCGAAATTTGGCAAAATGGCTATTGTGGGTAGGAATTTAGACAGCAAGGAGATGAATAGGCTTTTAGGTCAAAATAGAACGCAATTTGACATCGAGCTCATTGATAAAAAAGGCGGACTTAAAAAAATGCTCAAAGCCCTTAAAGAACGCCGCACTTTAGGCATACTTACAGATCAAGATTGTGCGTTAAATGAAAGCTTAAGGCTTAAGTTTTTTGACAAGGAGGTCAATTACCAAATGGGTGCTAGCGTGATCGCTAAAAAGACAAATGCTCTAATAATCCCCGCTTTTATCTATCAAAAGGCTGGAATTTTCCACATCAAATGTTTTGAAGCTATGGACGCTACGCTAAAAAGCATAGAGGAGCTAACGCATTATCAAGCACATTGCACGGAAGAGATGATTAAATTTAAGCCTGATGAGTATTTTTTCTTTCATAAAAGATTTCGTAGCTTTAATGCTAACATTTACAAGGAGAAGAGATGAAACTTAAGGAAATTAGTGCGGTTTTAATCGTCAAAAACGCTGCCAAAACACTAAAAGAGTGCTTAAATTCCCTCAAAGAATTTGGTGAAATCGTGCTTTTAGATAATCAAAGCGATGATGATACACTTCAAATCGCAAAAGATTTCGCAAAAGATTTCCCTAATATACGCGTAGAACAAAGCGAATTTATAGGCTTTGGAGCACTTAAAAATAAGGCGATTAGCTATGCTTCAAAAGAGTGGATTTTTAGCATTGATGCTGATGAAGTGCTAGAATACGAAGCCTTAAAAGAGCTTGAAAAGCTTGATCTAAAAACGCATCACATCGTAGCCTTTGCTAGGAAAAATTTATACCGCGGAGAGTGGATTAAGGCTTGTGGGTGGCATCCTGATTTTGTTTTGCGTTTATTTCACAAAAGCTACACAAAATTTAACGATAATTTAGTCCATGAAAGCCTTATTTTGCCTCCAAATGCAGAAAAAATTTATCTCAAAAATGCTCTTAGACATTATGCTTATAACGGAATTTACGACTTGCTTGAAAAATGCCAACGCTACTCCCAACTTTACGCCCAGCAAAACTTACACAAAAAAAGCTCTATATTTAAAGCAATTACGCACGGGGCGTGGAAATTTCATAGGGATTATTTTCTTAAAAAAGGCATTTTTTATGGCTATAAGGGCTTTATCATTAGCCTTTGTAATGGGCTTGGAGCCTTTTTTAAATATGCTAAACTTTATGAGTTTCAAAACAAAAAACCTAGCATTGCTTTAATCATCACGACCTATAATAGCCCCACCTACCTAAAAGCCGTGCTTGAAAGCGTAATGAAACAAAACACTATGCCAAATGAAATTTTAATCGCTGATGATGGAAGCACGGAGGAAACGGCAAATTTAATTAAAGAATTTCAAAACAAATTTAGTATGCCCCTAAAACACATTTGGCAAGAAGATAAGGGCTACCGCCTTGCTAAAAGCCGTAATAATGCCGTTAAAAAGGCGATGAGTGAGTATATCATCATCATAGACGGGGATATGGTTTTAGAAGAAAATTTCATCAAAGACCACTTAGATTTTGCGAAAAAAGGTGTGCTGTTACAAGGCTCAAGAGTGATTTTAGATACAACTAAGAGTCAAAACATACTAAGGGGGGGGTATTGTAATAAACTTAAAAGAAGCTTTATCCTTTCAAAAATTTATTTTCATTTTTCTAAAATTAGGGCTGATTTTTTTGACAAAAAAGACTTTATTAAGGGTGTTCGTGGGTGCAATATGAGTTTTTTTAAGAGTGATTTTGACGCCATTTGTGGCTTTAATGAAAAATTTAGTGGCTGGGGTAGGGAGGATAGCGAATTTGTCGCAAGGTTTTTATTTAAGGGCGGAGAGTTTAGAAGAGTGAAATTTAAGGCTTTGGCATATCATCTTTACCATAAAGAAAACGATAAAGCCTGTTTAGATGAAAATCATCAGCTTTATTTAAAAACCATAAAAGAAAAAAGAATAACTTGGAGTTAAAATGAAAATAATCTTGCTAATAGGTGATATCACTACCGGAGGGGGGTGTTGAAAGAGTTGTTAGCAATCTAGCTAATGTTTTTTGCGAATTTTACGAAGTGGAGCTTTTAAGTCTATATAAAACAAATAAAACTTCCGCTTTTTCCCTTAATAGCAAAATTAAACTTAGCTTTTTGCACCATAAAGAACGCACAGCTGTAAGGACAAAATTTTATAAACTTATCGACAAATTTTACGAAAGCTATCTTTTAAAGAAAAGGTATCAAAATTGCATCATAATTTATAATAATATGCCTCATTACCCCATATTTAAAAATAAAAATACGCATTATTTACATATAATTCACATTTGGCAAAACAAGTATAGAAAAAAATTTAACACTTATGATACACTCATCGTCATTAGCAAACAGCAAAAAGAACTTTTAGATTGTCATCATAAAGATGTGACTTATATCCCAAATTTTCTCCCACAAATTCCAAATCAAAACACAAATTCAAATCACAAATTCGTTCTAAGCATAGGACGCTTTATACAAGACAAAGGCTTTTTAAGACTCATTGATATTTGGAAAAGAGTGCAGGAAAATGCGGAATTTAAAGATTGGAAACTCATTATCGTAGGCGAAGGGGTGCAAAAAGAACAAATAGAGGATAAAATCAAAGCGTTGCATTTAAGCACTTCTATCATCATCAAACCTTTTACAAAAGAAGTGGAAAAAGAGTATTTAAGTGCTAGCATTTATACGATGACAAGCCATAAAGAAGGGCTTCCTATGGTGCTTTTAGAATCTTGCTCTTATGGCTTACCTAGCGTAGCCTTTGACATTGCTGGATTAAGCGACATTATAGAAAATGAAAAAAGTGGCTTTTTAATCGAAGATGGAAATTTGGAAGATTACGCCGATAAACTTCAAGTTTTAATGCGTGATGAAAAGTTAAGAAAAACAATGGGAGAAAACGCAAAAGAACTTGTAAAAAAAACGCTTTTCAAAAGAAATCGTTCTTAAAAAATGGCAGGATTTATTTGCTTCTTTAAAATGAAAAGTTAAAATCAATGCAAATTTAGCCTAATCTTTCTTTTTAAGATAATAAATTAAGGCTGAATTCTCACCAAAATCTACGCTAAATCTCAAAGGTAGAATTTTCACATAAGTCTCGCTTTTTGCTTTAAGCAAGTCCGTTTTAACTATATCTTTGACACTGATTTTAGCACTGATAAAACACTCACCAAGCTCATCTTTATGGGAATTTAAAAAGGCAAGTTGTTCCATTTTGCTTGGTTCGATTAAGCCTAACTCATTTCGCGCGAAATTGCTTAAATCTTTTTGTGTATAGGGAATTTCGCAAGCATACTCACTTACCCTATTCTTACTTTTAGTCATTGCTAAAGAGATATTTTGACTTTGATGAAAGAGAACGAAGTTTTTACTTGAAAGCTCCGCCCAGAAGATAAATTCCTCTAAAGCAAAGCATTTCAAGCTAAGAAATATCAATAAGCAAACAATTCTTTCCACTTGTCTGCATCGATTTTAAGTTCTAAATTTACCCTATAAAGTCCTTGATTAAAATTCTCATCAATGATACTAGCATTTTTGATAAGTCCATTAACCTGTGCTGTGATAGTTGAACTTCTTAACATAGCGTCTTTAACTGTATCTTTACCATTGACTTTCACACCATAAAGCTTACTCGCAAGCTGTCTATAACCATCTGTAATCGCCGCTCTTTTAGCTAAAGCTAAAGCTTGAGCAGAAGAAACAGTGTTTAAAGGAGCTATCCCCTCACCAACCGCCGTAAAGCTTAATTCACTCTCGCTTGCATCATAAGGTGCTAGCATTTTTTCTTCTCTAATAATATCACGCACATCGTCCTTATCGACTTTTTGCACGACTACATCAGAGCTTCCACCACTTGTATCTGCGGTTTTATTAGTCTTCGCAGTGCTTGTTGCACTTGGGACACAGCCACCAAAAATTGCTGCTACAAGGAGCATAAAAAACAAATTCTTCATATTTACACCTTCAAAATATTGTAATATGACTATGAGAAAGCAATAAGCGTTCCAAGTCTATTCTAAGCTTAGATTAACATCTTCTTCAATGTCCTCTTCTTCACTTTCCTTAGGACATTTAGCTATGCTAACCACCTCATCATTTTCGACATTAACGACAATCACACCACTCGTATTACGCCCTGCTTTTCTTATGCTGTGCATATCTACGCGTATCATTTTGCCACTACTTGTAAGTGCCATTAAATCCATACTTTCATCGACAATCACTACGCTAATAAGCTCTTTTGTTTTATCGGTAAGCTTCATACAAATCACACCCTTACCACCGCGACTTTGAAGTCTATACTCCCCAGCATTTGTGCGTTTGCCTATACCTTTTGCACTTACACTTAAGACTTCTTGTTCGTCGTTTTCTATAACAACCGCACCGACTAGCTCGTCATTTTTCTCTTTAAATTTAATCGCCGTTACCCCACGACTCACGCGACCGATTTCACGCACTTTAGCAAGAGGGAATTTAATGCACATACCTCTTTTAGTAACGGCAAAAAGCATTTTACCGCCGGCATTTTCTAAATTTTCTTCGCCCATTTCTTCGTTTAAATTCTCATCTTGTGAGGCTTGACTTAGCTCGATCAAATCCCTTTCTACGATAATAGCCGTTACAAGCTCGTCATTTTCGTCCAAATTAATCGCCCTAACGCCAACGCTTCTTATATTTTGATATTCGCTTAAATTAGTGCGTTTAACTATACCATTTTTTGTAAAGAAACATAAAGACTTACTTTCAGCAAAATCACTCGTAGGGATAATCGCCATAATCTTTTCTTCCGCTTGCAAATTGATAAGATTAACCACAGCTTTACCCTTAGCTGTGCGTGAGCCTTCAGGGATTTTATAGACCTTTAGCCAGTAAAGCTGCCCCTTATCCGTTACAAACATCAGTGTATCGTGCGTGTTTGCCGTAAAAAAGCTTTCGATAAAGTCATCATCATAAGTCGTAACGGCTAATTTTCCTTTACCACCTCTTTTTTGCTTTTCATACTGCTTACTTGGCACTCTTTTAATATAGCCACGATGGGTGATAGTTACGACCATATTTTCATTAGGAATTAAATCCTCCACATCAATATCATCATAATCATCTTCAATCTGCGTAATACGCGGCACATCAAATTTAGCCCTAATTTCTTTTAATTCTTCGCGGATTAAGTCCTCAAGCAAGGCTTCGCTTTTTAAAATTTCATCAAGTCTTGCAATTTCTTTGAGTAATTCTGCCAATTCATTTTCTATCTTTTCACGCTCAAGTCCTGTCAAACGCCCTAATTTCATATCTAAAATGGCATTTGCTTGCAATTCACTCAAGCCAAATTTAGCCACTAAACCTTCACGCGCGGCGTTATTATCCGCACTATTTTTAATTAAAGCTATCACTTCATCTATGTTATCTAAGGCGATTTTAAGCCCCTCTAAAATATGTGCTCTAGCTCTTGCTTTTTGAAGTTCATAAATGGTGCGGCGTATGATGACCGTTTTTCTATGGGTTAAAAATAAATTTAAAAGCTCAATAAGTGAGAAAATTTTCGGTTCTTTATTATGAATCGCAAGCATTATCACGCCAAAGGTGCTTTCCATAGTGGTAGATTTAAAAAGATTATTCAGCACAATTTCACTCATCGCATCGCGTTTAAGCTCAATAACAACACGAATCCCCTCCCTATCACTCTCATCTCTTACCTCAGCTATGCCCTCGATTTGTTTTTCTTTGACAAGCTCGGCAATTTGCTCTATAAGTCTTGCCTTATTTGTTTGATAAGGCAACTCGTCGATGACTATAATGTCTTTATTTGCCCTTTTTTCAATGTGAGTTTTTGCACGAATTTTTATCCTACCGCGTCCTGTGCGATAAGCGTCAATAATGCCCTTTTTGCCATAAATAATCCCAGCCGTTGGAAAATCAGGTCCCTTGATAAATTGCATAAGCTCTTCTAAACTTGCTTCTTTATTATCAAGCAAATATAAAAGCCCATCGACAAGCTCATTAAGACTATGCGGAGGGATATTTGTCGCCATACCCACAGCAATCCCACTAGAGCCATTTAAAAGCAAATTTGGAACACGACTTGGCAAAACATCAGGCTCTTGCATAGAATCGTCATAATTTGGGACAAAATCCACCGTGTCCTTATCAATATCTCTTAAAAGCTCTTCAGCCAAAATGGTCATTCTAGCTTCAGTATAACGCATAGCCGCCGCGCCATCTCCGTCAATCGAGCCAAAATTCCCCTGCCCATCGACACTTGGATAACGCATAGAAAAGCTTTGAGCCATTCTCACAAGAGCATCATAAACAGCCGTATCGCCGTGAGGGTGGTATTTACCGATGACATCACCTACAATACGCGCGGACTTTTTGTAAGCACTGCGACTTCCCACGCCCAAATCGTTCATCGCATAAAGTATGCGTCGATGCACGGGCTTTAAACCATCTCTAGCATCAGGCAAGGCACGCCCGATAATCACACTCATAGAATAATCTAAATAGCTACTCTTTATCGAATCTTCAATATCGATGATTTGAGTATCGGAGTCTTTGTTAAAAAGATTTTCCATAAAATTCCTTTTGTTATAAAAAAATTATTGTAGCAAATTAATCTTTCGCATCAGCTAAAACTAAAGCAAAAAGCACAGAAATTTTGTTTTTTTCTAAAATTTTTTTAGCTTCAAGTATGCTAGAGCCAGTCGTTACAATATCATCGACTAAAATCACAGGATATTTAATCTCTTTTAAAAGCTTAAAATTTCTTTTATTTTTGCGTCTAAAATCTAAGCTTTTGCCACTATATTTAATCTTATTTTGTGCTTGTAAGGCGTGAAAAAGTGGCTGAATAAAAGGAGATTTTAAAGCCTTTGCCAAAATAGCTGCGTGAGAATAAAGTCCCTTTTCTACCCTATCATCAAGCGCTATGGCGTTTAGCTTAGTTTGAGGCTTAAAAATTTGATGAAAATTCGCAAAAGTTAATTTTGCAAGAAATTTAAAGACAAAATAGCCATAAAATTGATGTTTAGAATAAAGTAAATGTTTAATGTCGCTATATTTATAAAAATAATAAACCTTAAAGTCGTTTTCTAGCTTTCTCACTCCCCAGCTTTGCTCACTTAGCTCTTTTAAGCAGTTATCGCAAAAGGCTAGAAGAGTGAAAGAGTGGCAGTTAATGCACCTCACAGAGAAGAGATTAAACTCGCGGCTTTATTTGCCATTTGTTTAATTAATAAATGCGTATAAAAAGATAAATCACTCAAATTTTCAAAGCCTTTCACATCTTGCTTGGTTCTTAGTGTGAATTTTTTATCGCGATTAATGTCATTTAAGCTCAACACGCCGACCAATCTTGAGTGAAGCCCTAAACTATCTTGCTTAGAAGTAAATCCAGAAAAAGATAAATTAACCTTAGTTACATAAGGAGAGTTTTTATCATTACTATCAAGCACCACAATGCCCCTTGCCTCAAGCTCTTGCTTAAGATAAGTGTAAAAAATGGCATTGAAATTTAAGTCGATGTAATATTTTTGATTTTTAATATAAACTACTTTTTGCTCTTCTTTTAAGTCATAAAAGCGGTGCAAATACACTTTTTTCAAAGCCACGCCCGTATCAAGCGTCCTTTTATCCGCACAACAATTTATCCCCACATCGCTAATATATAAAAGTCCTTTAATCTTCGCTTCAAAACCTTGTGCGCTATCACAAGGATAACATTTGGTATTTTTAGAGATTTGATTGACCTGAGCGAAAGTATCTTGCTTTGCCGAACAACCTACAAAGATGAAAAGCGTAAATAAAGCCAATAAGCAACTTTTTACCATTTTTTATCCTTTTAAAATTCAAATTTTCAAATTGTATTTAAAAAGTTAGCAAATTTCAAGGTTTTTTATAATCGATTTAAAAAATTTAATTAAAATTTGTGCTTTTAAGTTTGATTATAAAGATATAAAATGAAAAAATCACTTTTTGGATATGGAAAAACAACAAAGGCTATCGCTCAAACCTTAGCACAAAAAATGGGAACTTTTAGCATTTATGATGATAGCTTTAAAGAAAAAAGCCTAGACGCATTTGGCAATGAGCTTTTACCCGTGAGTGCTTTTGAACCTGAAAAAAGTGAGCTTGAGATCCCAAGTCCGGGCTTTCCCCCTACGCATAAACTCATTAAAGAAGCGAGGAATTTACAAAGCGAGTATGATTTTTTCTACGATATTATGCCTAAAAGCGTATGGATAAGTGGGACAAATGGCAAAACGACCACTACGCAAATGGCGACGCATCTTCTTGCAAAAATAAACGCGCAAATGGGCGGAAATGTCGGCACACCCTTAGCTTCGCTTGATCCTTTTGCAAAAATTTGGATTTTAGAAACCTCCTCTTTTACCTTGCACTATACTAAGACCTCAAAGCCTGAAATTTACGCACTTTTGCCTATAAATAAAGACCATTTATCGTGGCACGGGAGCTTTGAAAATTATGTCAAGGCAAAACTAAGCGTCTTAGAAAGAATGAATGAAAATAATGTCGCCATTTTGCCAAAAATGTATGCAAATACCCCTACAAAAGCCCATATTATAAGCTATGAAGATGAAGTTGAGCTGGCTAAAAAAATGGAGATTGATTTAAGTCAAATTGCCTTTAAACCGCCCTTTTTACTTGACGCACTCATCGCTTTAAGCATAGAAAAAATTTTGCTTGATAGCCTAAGTTATGAGCTTTTAAATGGCTTTGTAATGGAAAAAAACAAGCTTGAAGAGCTACTTGATACGCAAAATAGACTTTGGGTTAATGACACTAAAGCCACAAACCAAGCAGCGGTTATGGAGGCACTTAAACGCTATCAAAATCAAAAAATCCATCTCATCATAGGTGGCGATGATAAGGGAGTGGATTTAAGCGACTTATTTTCCTTTATGCAGGGTTTAAACATTGAGCTTTACGCCATAGGTGTAAGCTGTGAAACAATGATGGCTTACGCAAAAAAATTTAAATTAAACGCTACAAAATGTGAGTTTTTACCAAAGGCTGTGGAGGAAATTTCAAAAAAACTTAAAGTGGGTGAAGTGGCTCTTTTAAGTCCTGCTTGTGCGAGTTTGGACCAGTTTAGCTCCTATTTAGAAAGGGGCGAGTGCTTTAAAAAAAGCATAGCAAATTTGTAAGGAATAAAATGGAAAAGTTAGAAAAAGGTGGGGTGATTTGGTTTAGCGGTTTAGCAGGAAGTGGGAAAAGCTTTTTAGCGGAGGCACTTTGTGAAAAATTACGCACAAAACTTCACAATGTCATTTATTTAGACGGCGATGAATTAAGAGAGCTTTTAGGGCATTTTGGCTATGACAAGGCTTCAAGACTTGAGGTTTCTTTTAAGCGTTCTAAATTCGCACATTTTTTAAGTGAGCAAAATATGCTAGTCATTGTCAGCGCTATTTCAATGTGGGACGAAATTTATGAATTTAACCGCAAACATTTAAAAAATTATTTTGAAATTTATATTAAATGCGATTTTGAAGAGCTAAAAAGACGCGATAAAAAGGGGCTTTATAGTGGTGCTTTAAGCGGAGAAATTCAAAATGTCGTGGGCGTGGATATCCCCTTTGAAGAGCCAAAACCTCATTTAATCATAGATAATAGTGAGCTAAATAAAGCAGATGAAAAGATAAAACTTATCTTAAATACACTAGATTTTAAGGATTAAAATGCAAAATTTACTCTCAACCTTCAAGTCAAAACAAGCTGGAATTTTACTAAACGCCCTTCAAAAGGCTAATGATGAGGAATTTTCTCGTTTTGTTTTAGAAAATATAGACGCCATTAGCGCGTGGCTTCATAGTGAGGAATTTGAAAAAGAACATTTGCAAAAACCCTTTCCTCCACTTTTAAATCCTAAATTTTTAGAACTTGAATCTTCAAGGTATTGTGCGAA from Campylobacter upsaliensis includes:
- the murD gene encoding UDP-N-acetylmuramoyl-L-alanine--D-glutamate ligase; translated protein: MKKSLFGYGKTTKAIAQTLAQKMGTFSIYDDSFKEKSLDAFGNELLPVSAFEPEKSELEIPSPGFPPTHKLIKEARNLQSEYDFFYDIMPKSVWISGTNGKTTTTQMATHLLAKINAQMGGNVGTPLASLDPFAKIWILETSSFTLHYTKTSKPEIYALLPINKDHLSWHGSFENYVKAKLSVLERMNENNVAILPKMYANTPTKAHIISYEDEVELAKKMEIDLSQIAFKPPFLLDALIALSIEKILLDSLSYELLNGFVMEKNKLEELLDTQNRLWVNDTKATNQAAVMEALKRYQNQKIHLIIGGDDKGVDLSDLFSFMQGLNIELYAIGVSCETMMAYAKKFKLNATKCEFLPKAVEEISKKLKVGEVALLSPACASLDQFSSYLERGECFKKSIANL
- a CDS encoding adenylyl-sulfate kinase, coding for MEKLEKGGVIWFSGLAGSGKSFLAEALCEKLRTKLHNVIYLDGDELRELLGHFGYDKASRLEVSFKRSKFAHFLSEQNMLVIVSAISMWDEIYEFNRKHLKNYFEIYIKCDFEELKRRDKKGLYSGALSGEIQNVVGVDIPFEEPKPHLIIDNSELNKADEKIKLILNTLDFKD